One Salinimonas marina DNA segment encodes these proteins:
- the ald gene encoding alanine dehydrogenase, giving the protein MLIGVPKEIKNHEYRVGLTPAAVKEFVTHGHQVLVETVAGDAIGFTDEMYQAAGASIADSAEQVFAEAEMIVKVKEPQPNECKMLRKGQTLYTYLHLAPDPEQTRLLVESGATCIAYETVTDSHGGLPLLAPMSEVAGRMSVQAGAHYLQKAHGGSGTLLGGVPGVAPGKVLVIGGGVVGTNAAKMALGLGADVTILDRSLPRLRQLDDIFAGRVKTVFSTVDAIEHYSSHADLVVGAVLIPGAAAPKLLNREQIAAMKPGSVLVDVAIDQGGCFETSKATTHQDPVYTIDHVVHYCVANMPGGVARTSTMALNNATLPFGLALANKGPVKAMLEDAHLRAGLNTHEGKVTYKAVVDALGEQLNLTYVPAEEALRG; this is encoded by the coding sequence ATGCTGATAGGTGTACCGAAGGAAATTAAGAATCATGAATACCGGGTAGGACTTACTCCTGCTGCGGTAAAAGAATTTGTTACCCATGGCCACCAGGTGTTGGTTGAAACTGTTGCCGGCGATGCAATTGGTTTTACCGATGAAATGTATCAGGCGGCGGGCGCATCGATTGCAGACTCTGCCGAACAGGTTTTTGCCGAAGCAGAGATGATTGTGAAGGTGAAAGAGCCACAGCCAAACGAATGCAAAATGCTACGCAAGGGCCAGACCCTGTATACCTATTTGCACCTTGCTCCCGATCCTGAGCAGACCCGCCTGCTGGTTGAATCTGGTGCCACCTGTATTGCCTATGAAACCGTGACTGATAGCCATGGTGGTTTGCCTCTGCTTGCGCCTATGAGTGAAGTAGCTGGGCGGATGTCGGTACAAGCTGGTGCGCATTATCTGCAAAAAGCCCATGGCGGTTCAGGCACCTTATTAGGTGGTGTTCCGGGCGTGGCACCGGGCAAGGTACTGGTTATCGGCGGCGGTGTAGTAGGCACCAACGCAGCCAAAATGGCATTAGGCCTAGGCGCTGATGTAACCATTTTAGATCGTTCGTTGCCGCGCCTGCGCCAGCTGGATGATATTTTTGCGGGCCGGGTGAAAACCGTTTTTTCTACTGTAGATGCCATTGAGCATTATTCGTCTCATGCTGATTTGGTTGTTGGCGCGGTACTCATTCCGGGGGCTGCGGCACCTAAGTTGCTTAACCGCGAACAGATTGCGGCGATGAAGCCAGGTTCTGTGCTGGTAGATGTTGCGATTGACCAGGGCGGCTGTTTTGAGACCTCAAAGGCCACCACTCATCAGGATCCGGTTTATACCATCGACCATGTGGTGCACTACTGTGTTGCCAATATGCCTGGCGGTGTGGCTCGCACCTCGACCATGGCATTAAACAACGCTACCTTGCCCTTTGGTCTGGCGCTGGCCAATAAAGGCCCTGTAAAAGCCATGCTGGAGGATGCGCACCTGCGTGCGGGTCTTAATACCCACGAAGGTAAGGTGACGTACAAAGCGGTAGTCGATGCGTTAGGCGAACAGCTGAACCTGACCTATGTGCCTGCAGAAGAAGCGCTACGGGGTTAA
- a CDS encoding replication-associated recombination protein A produces the protein MLFKDDEPFAPLAAKMRPATLDEYAGQSHLVGQDKPLRKMLEAGHCHSMILWGPPGTGKTTLAELIASYTQANVIRLSAVTSGVKEVRAAMEKAQEDVRYNQRTLLFVDEVHRFNKSQQDAFLPYVESGTVTFVGATTENPSFELNKALLSRARVYVLKGLVEEDLQALLERALSDSEKGLGQRNLAIADDARRALIGLCGGDARRLLTYLELAADFTSDTTISLADIEQAVGEKVAAYDKQGDAFYDLISAFHKSVRGSDPDAALYWYARILNGGGDALYVARRLLAIASEDIGNADPRALQLSLNAWDTYHRVGPAEGERAIAQASVYCALAAKSNAVYKAFSAAKKLAREAPDYPVPAHLRNAPTKLMKELGHGEGYRYAHDEAHAFAAGEVYLPPELQHERLYEPVERGLEKQLKAKREYLDTLNNQAPRKR, from the coding sequence ATGCTATTTAAAGACGATGAACCTTTTGCGCCGCTGGCGGCAAAGATGCGCCCGGCAACACTGGATGAATACGCCGGACAAAGCCACCTAGTAGGCCAGGATAAACCCCTGCGCAAGATGCTGGAAGCCGGGCATTGTCACTCGATGATTTTGTGGGGCCCGCCGGGCACCGGTAAAACCACGCTGGCGGAGCTTATTGCCAGCTATACCCAGGCTAATGTAATTCGCTTATCGGCGGTGACCTCCGGGGTTAAAGAAGTGCGGGCGGCGATGGAAAAAGCCCAGGAAGATGTGCGCTATAATCAGCGTACGCTGTTGTTTGTGGATGAAGTGCACAGGTTTAACAAAAGTCAGCAGGATGCGTTTTTACCCTACGTAGAATCCGGCACCGTCACCTTCGTGGGCGCCACCACTGAAAATCCGTCTTTTGAACTGAACAAGGCATTGTTATCCCGGGCCCGGGTGTATGTACTTAAAGGGTTGGTGGAAGAGGATTTACAGGCACTGTTAGAACGTGCCTTATCTGATTCTGAAAAAGGCCTGGGCCAGCGTAACTTAGCCATTGCAGATGATGCCCGGCGTGCGCTTATCGGTCTGTGCGGAGGCGATGCCCGCCGCCTGCTTACCTATCTGGAGCTGGCCGCGGACTTTACCAGTGACACCACCATTTCGCTGGCGGATATTGAACAGGCTGTGGGCGAAAAAGTAGCGGCGTATGACAAGCAGGGAGATGCCTTTTACGATCTTATCTCTGCTTTTCATAAGTCAGTGCGTGGCTCAGATCCTGATGCCGCGCTGTACTGGTACGCCCGTATTTTAAATGGCGGCGGCGATGCACTGTATGTGGCGCGGCGATTGCTGGCCATTGCCTCAGAAGATATTGGCAATGCCGATCCTAGAGCCTTGCAGTTGTCTTTGAACGCCTGGGACACCTATCACCGGGTTGGTCCGGCAGAAGGCGAACGCGCCATTGCCCAGGCCAGCGTATACTGCGCCCTGGCGGCAAAAAGTAATGCGGTTTACAAAGCCTTTAGTGCGGCCAAAAAACTAGCCCGGGAAGCGCCTGATTATCCGGTTCCTGCCCACTTGCGCAATGCGCCGACCAAACTTATGAAAGAGCTGGGTCATGGCGAAGGCTACCGCTATGCCCATGATGAAGCCCATGCCTTTGCCGCCGGCGAGGTGTACCTGCCGCCTGAATTACAACACGAAAGGCTGTATGAGCCGGTTGAGCGAGGCCTGGAAAAACAGCTTAAAGCCAAACGTGAGTATCTGGATACTCTGAACAATCAGGCTCCCCGGAAACGCTAA
- a CDS encoding Bax inhibitor-1/YccA family protein — protein sequence MDNRSMYANASQQSVLETNKVLRNTYMLLAMTLAFSAACAGVAMAVGVGPIASLVMMIGAFVTLFVVHKKADSASGIYWVFAFTGLMGGSLGYTLAYYLNFGGPGLIMQALGATALVFFALSGYALTTKKDFSFLGGFLMVGLVVVIVAGIANIFFAVPAVTLALNAAIVFIMSGLILFDTSRIINGGETNYLRATVALYLNIYNLFTSILHLLGAFGGDD from the coding sequence ATGGATAACCGTTCGATGTATGCTAATGCATCACAGCAGTCGGTGCTGGAAACAAACAAAGTCTTGCGTAACACTTATATGTTGCTGGCAATGACCCTGGCCTTTAGTGCGGCCTGCGCTGGTGTTGCTATGGCAGTGGGTGTAGGCCCTATCGCTTCACTGGTGATGATGATAGGTGCATTTGTCACTCTATTTGTAGTACATAAGAAAGCAGATTCTGCTTCTGGTATCTACTGGGTATTTGCTTTTACCGGTTTAATGGGTGGTTCGCTGGGTTACACGCTGGCCTATTACTTAAACTTCGGTGGTCCTGGTCTTATCATGCAGGCGCTGGGTGCTACCGCCCTGGTTTTCTTTGCATTGTCAGGCTATGCCCTTACCACTAAGAAAGATTTCTCCTTTTTAGGCGGCTTCTTAATGGTGGGTCTGGTAGTTGTGATTGTAGCCGGAATCGCGAATATTTTCTTTGCGGTACCAGCAGTGACTCTGGCGTTAAATGCGGCGATCGTGTTTATCATGTCCGGACTTATCCTGTTTGATACCAGCCGTATCATTAATGGCGGCGAAACCAACTATTTACGGGCGACGGTTGCCTTGTATCTGAACATCTATAACTTGTTCACGTCCATTCTGCATCTTTTGGGTGCGTTTGGTGGCGACGACTAA
- a CDS encoding TusE/DsrC/DsvC family sulfur relay protein, with protein sequence MTEQAYFNWQGRDIPLDKNGYLQNIDDWHEDMVPALATQENITLTDDHWQVIRFVRQFYLDYDTSPAIRALVNAMKHAYGPDKGNSRYLQRLFPKGPAKQATRLAGLPKPVKCL encoded by the coding sequence ATGACTGAACAAGCATATTTTAACTGGCAGGGTCGTGACATTCCTTTGGATAAGAACGGCTATCTGCAAAATATTGATGACTGGCATGAAGACATGGTGCCTGCGCTGGCAACCCAAGAGAACATTACCCTGACAGACGATCACTGGCAGGTGATTCGCTTTGTTCGCCAGTTTTATCTGGATTATGACACCAGCCCGGCTATCCGGGCGTTGGTGAATGCCATGAAACACGCCTATGGCCCCGATAAAGGCAACAGCCGCTATTTGCAGAGACTGTTCCCGAAGGGCCCGGCAAAGCAGGCAACCCGATTAGCGGGCTTACCTAAACCGGTAAAATGCCTGTAA
- the serS gene encoding serine--tRNA ligase: MLDPKFLRTDIETTAQRLDSRGFKLDVDAFNQLEEQRKSLQSKMQELQNERNVRSKSIGKAKAQGEDIEPLLAEVGKLGDELDATKTEFANIQQQVTELTQGIPNLPHESVPIGASEDDNVEVSRWGTPATFDFDVKDHVDIAEGLDRGADFELAAKLTGSRFVVMRGAIARMHRALAQLMLDTHTAEHGYQETYVPYLVNHDSLYGTGQLPKFGEDLFHTQPATEEGQGLSLIPTAEVPLTNIGRDEIFSASQLPLKLTAHTPCFRSEAGSYGRDTRGLIRQHQFEKVELVQLVKPEDSFEALEELTGHAEIILQKLELPYRKMLLCTGDMGFGACKTYDLEVWLPAQNTYREISSCSNMLDFQARRMQARYRSAEGAKPELLHTLNGSGLAVGRTLVAILENYQQADGSVKVPEALVGYMGGMTHIQAS; this comes from the coding sequence ATGTTAGATCCCAAGTTTTTGCGAACTGATATAGAAACAACAGCTCAACGGCTGGACAGCCGTGGATTTAAGCTGGATGTTGACGCGTTTAATCAACTGGAAGAACAGCGTAAATCACTGCAAAGTAAAATGCAGGAACTGCAAAACGAACGGAATGTGCGAAGTAAATCCATTGGTAAGGCAAAAGCGCAAGGCGAAGATATTGAGCCGCTGCTGGCCGAAGTGGGCAAGCTGGGTGATGAGCTGGATGCCACCAAAACCGAATTTGCAAACATTCAGCAGCAGGTTACTGAGCTGACACAGGGCATTCCTAATCTTCCTCACGAAAGTGTGCCGATAGGGGCAAGTGAAGATGACAATGTCGAAGTTTCACGCTGGGGCACACCTGCTACTTTTGATTTTGATGTAAAAGATCATGTTGATATTGCTGAAGGTCTGGATCGCGGTGCTGACTTTGAACTTGCCGCCAAACTGACCGGTAGCCGTTTTGTGGTAATGCGCGGCGCGATTGCCCGCATGCACCGGGCGCTGGCTCAGCTGATGCTTGACACTCATACCGCAGAACATGGCTACCAGGAAACGTATGTACCGTATCTGGTTAATCATGACAGCTTGTATGGCACCGGTCAGCTGCCCAAATTTGGTGAAGACTTGTTTCATACTCAGCCAGCCACCGAAGAAGGGCAGGGGCTGTCTCTTATCCCTACTGCCGAAGTACCGCTGACCAATATTGGCCGGGATGAGATTTTCAGCGCCAGCCAGCTACCGCTCAAGCTTACTGCCCACACGCCCTGTTTTCGTAGTGAAGCCGGATCCTATGGCCGGGACACCCGAGGCTTGATTCGTCAGCATCAGTTTGAAAAAGTAGAGCTGGTACAACTGGTGAAGCCTGAGGATAGCTTTGAGGCTTTAGAAGAGCTGACCGGTCATGCAGAAATCATTCTGCAAAAGCTGGAATTACCATACCGTAAAATGCTGCTGTGTACCGGCGACATGGGCTTTGGCGCATGTAAGACCTACGATTTAGAAGTGTGGTTACCGGCCCAGAATACCTACCGCGAAATCTCTTCATGTTCTAACATGCTTGATTTCCAGGCCCGCCGTATGCAGGCCCGTTATCGCAGCGCCGAAGGTGCAAAACCAGAATTGCTGCACACCCTGAATGGTTCGGGCCTGGCCGTAGGCCGGACGCTGGTGGCAATTTTAGAAAACTATCAGCAGGCGGATGGCAGTGTAAAAGTGCCTGAGGCACTGGTTGGTTATATGGGCGGTATGACCCACATACAGGCTAGCTAA
- the lrp gene encoding leucine-responsive transcriptional regulator Lrp — MLVKTPKDLDRIDRNILTVLQRDGRISNVELAKAVGLSASPCLERVRRLETQGYITGYHATVDPIKLGAAMLVFVEITLSKTSVDIFAEFSAAVQQHEDIQECHLVSGDFDFLLKTRVADMSSYRKLLGDTLLRLPGVSESRTYVVMEEVKSTSRLRINLK; from the coding sequence GTGCTGGTAAAAACACCCAAAGATCTCGATCGTATTGACCGCAATATCCTGACGGTTCTGCAACGAGACGGACGTATCTCTAACGTCGAACTGGCAAAGGCTGTGGGCCTGAGTGCGAGCCCTTGTCTGGAGCGGGTTCGGCGGTTGGAAACGCAAGGCTATATTACCGGGTACCATGCTACGGTCGACCCCATCAAACTCGGGGCAGCGATGCTGGTGTTTGTAGAAATAACCCTGAGTAAAACATCAGTAGATATCTTTGCCGAATTTTCTGCGGCGGTACAGCAGCATGAAGATATTCAGGAGTGTCATCTGGTTTCCGGCGACTTTGATTTTCTTTTAAAGACCCGGGTAGCTGATATGTCCAGTTACCGAAAATTATTAGGCGATACATTATTGCGTTTGCCCGGTGTTAGTGAGTCGCGCACTTATGTGGTAATGGAAGAGGTGAAAAGCACCAGTCGTCTGAGAATTAACCTGAAATAG
- the pyrF gene encoding orotidine-5'-phosphate decarboxylase: MHTEDPKVIVALDYASKEQALAFVEQLDPALCRLKVGKEMFTLFGPEFVRTLVQKHFDVFLDLKFHDIPNTVAKACKAAAELGVWMVNVHASGGQPMMEAARQAIADSAHPQTRLIAVTVLTSMDQAQLDQVAGGISTNDQVKKLALLTQAAGLDGVVCSAQEATMLRGCVDESFLLVTPGIRPAGSDAGDQKRIMTPTQAMQSGVSYLVMGRPVTQALDPLQVLKDINHSLIT; encoded by the coding sequence GTGCACACTGAAGATCCAAAAGTTATTGTGGCACTGGATTATGCCAGTAAAGAGCAGGCCCTGGCCTTCGTAGAGCAGCTTGATCCGGCGCTTTGTCGGTTGAAAGTGGGCAAGGAAATGTTCACCTTGTTCGGCCCCGAATTTGTGCGTACCTTAGTTCAAAAGCACTTCGATGTTTTTCTGGATTTAAAATTTCATGATATCCCCAATACGGTAGCCAAAGCCTGTAAGGCTGCCGCCGAGTTAGGGGTATGGATGGTGAATGTGCATGCCAGTGGGGGTCAGCCCATGATGGAAGCCGCTCGACAGGCCATTGCCGACAGCGCGCATCCACAAACCCGGCTAATTGCCGTAACGGTGCTCACCAGTATGGATCAGGCGCAACTTGATCAGGTCGCGGGCGGCATCAGCACCAATGACCAGGTTAAAAAGCTGGCATTGCTGACCCAGGCAGCCGGCCTGGATGGCGTGGTATGTTCGGCTCAGGAAGCAACCATGCTGCGCGGCTGTGTGGATGAGAGCTTTTTGCTGGTCACGCCGGGTATCCGCCCGGCGGGCAGCGATGCCGGAGACCAGAAGCGGATCATGACCCCAACCCAGGCAATGCAAAGCGGCGTGAGCTATCTGGTTATGGGCCGTCCTGTTACCCAGGCGCTGGACCCCTTGCAGGTGCTCAAAGACATCAACCATAGCCTGATAACCTGA
- the tusD gene encoding sulfurtransferase complex subunit TusD, translating to MTTYSILITHPPSDVTQTIAAQQFSQQLCMQGHSLNNVFFYGEGIHHANALSRVPSDEHAVYQHWCEVQRTTNCELLVCITAAVKRGVVSAEEAEDNMYNLRPPFAQAGLGEFFSALHECQKVVQF from the coding sequence ATGACAACCTATTCGATACTAATCACCCACCCCCCTTCAGATGTCACCCAAACCATTGCCGCGCAGCAGTTTTCTCAGCAGCTTTGTATGCAAGGACATTCACTTAACAATGTGTTTTTCTATGGCGAAGGTATTCATCATGCGAATGCGTTAAGTCGCGTGCCCAGTGACGAACATGCTGTGTATCAGCACTGGTGCGAGGTGCAGCGCACCACCAACTGTGAGTTGCTGGTGTGTATTACCGCGGCCGTCAAGCGCGGTGTTGTAAGTGCAGAGGAGGCCGAGGATAATATGTATAACTTACGCCCTCCTTTTGCCCAGGCTGGCCTAGGCGAATTTTTTAGTGCATTGCATGAATGTCAAAAAGTGGTGCAGTTCTGA
- the crcB gene encoding fluoride efflux transporter CrcB, with protein sequence MSTTVVLYSYIAAGGALGACLRYFLTSQIDSWFGKSLPFGTLAVNVLGSFCLALVYGLIERQELAEAPYRAFLAVGLLGALTTFSTFSIDTLTLLQSGLWMKAALNVILNVSVCLLAGGLAMTIIKG encoded by the coding sequence ATGTCGACCACGGTGGTTTTATACAGCTACATTGCCGCTGGTGGCGCGCTGGGTGCCTGCCTGCGTTATTTTTTGACCAGTCAAATTGATTCCTGGTTTGGAAAAAGCCTGCCATTTGGTACACTTGCGGTGAATGTTCTGGGTTCGTTTTGCCTGGCGCTGGTGTACGGCTTAATAGAGCGACAAGAGCTGGCCGAAGCTCCGTATCGTGCCTTTCTTGCGGTGGGACTACTGGGCGCACTCACTACATTTTCAACCTTTTCCATAGACACTCTGACCCTGCTGCAAAGCGGCTTGTGGATGAAAGCGGCATTGAATGTCATACTCAATGTCAGCGTTTGTTTGCTGGCCGGTGGGTTGGCCATGACCATAATCAAAGGATAA
- the lapB gene encoding lipopolysaccharide assembly protein LapB, with protein sequence MLELLFLLLPVAAGYGWIMGRNSVRQAQREQSSILSKHYFRGLNFLLSDQPDKAVDTLIKMINLNSDTVETHIAMGNFFRHRGEIDRAIRVHQNLVSREEIQPTQRENALKELGMDYVQAGFLERAENAFLQLLNSDKHYVVARQQLFNIYQTTKEWHRAIELAERMVDCHGDNDDVSERLAHFYCEQALLEQRADEQKQALGLLQKAVNADERAVRPWLMLGDIALQQQRYDDAIEYLLQVAERDISWFSEAVPKLEVVAEETGEWTRFAEELESHWQECATSYLAMVDVLVRKGEIGPAADYLLEQLRKRPTMKGFKTLMGLYIDQVQDEASADSLRLLKELVENQIAQRPKYRCVSCGFSGRKLYWLCPSCKKWNVVKPIKGLDGE encoded by the coding sequence ATGCTAGAGCTGCTGTTTCTCTTACTTCCTGTTGCTGCTGGATACGGTTGGATTATGGGCCGTAATAGCGTGCGTCAGGCGCAGCGTGAACAATCCAGTATTCTTTCCAAGCATTATTTTCGGGGCTTAAACTTTTTGCTGTCGGATCAACCCGATAAGGCAGTTGATACGCTGATCAAAATGATCAACCTGAACAGTGATACCGTGGAAACCCATATTGCCATGGGCAATTTTTTCCGCCACCGCGGCGAGATAGACCGAGCCATACGGGTGCATCAGAACCTGGTTTCCCGGGAAGAAATTCAGCCTACCCAGCGAGAAAATGCGCTTAAAGAGCTGGGCATGGATTATGTTCAAGCCGGCTTTTTAGAGCGCGCTGAAAACGCCTTTCTGCAATTGCTTAATAGTGACAAACACTATGTAGTAGCTCGTCAGCAACTGTTTAATATTTATCAAACCACCAAAGAATGGCATCGGGCCATAGAGCTGGCTGAGCGAATGGTGGATTGTCATGGTGACAATGATGATGTGAGCGAGCGACTGGCCCATTTTTATTGCGAACAGGCGTTACTTGAACAGCGCGCTGATGAGCAAAAGCAAGCGCTAGGACTATTGCAAAAAGCGGTTAATGCCGATGAACGGGCGGTACGCCCCTGGCTTATGCTCGGTGATATCGCCTTACAGCAGCAGCGTTATGACGACGCGATTGAATATCTGCTGCAGGTCGCTGAGCGGGATATCAGCTGGTTTAGCGAAGCGGTGCCTAAGTTAGAAGTGGTGGCCGAAGAAACCGGAGAATGGACCCGGTTTGCCGAGGAGTTAGAGTCGCATTGGCAGGAATGCGCAACGTCGTATCTGGCCATGGTTGATGTACTGGTCAGGAAGGGTGAAATTGGCCCGGCGGCAGATTATCTGTTAGAACAGTTGCGTAAGCGGCCTACCATGAAGGGTTTTAAAACTCTGATGGGGCTTTATATTGACCAGGTCCAGGATGAAGCGTCGGCAGACAGCTTGCGACTGCTTAAAGAGCTGGTTGAAAATCAGATCGCACAACGCCCGAAATATCGTTGTGTCAGCTGCGGATTTTCCGGACGCAAACTTTACTGGTTGTGTCCCTCATGTAAAAAATGGAATGTTGTAAAACCCATTAAAGGTCTGGACGGAGAGTAA
- a CDS encoding DsrE family protein — translation MARILVRFTQSPYQGSKAIDGVDFAMAATNYGHQVSALFEGNAVWMWQDDQHPPEGVKNLRKKLNALALFEVEPCYISRSAMSRLQVDIQSDQCVVIDSPGIVALLKQADHVVTF, via the coding sequence ATGGCTCGTATTCTGGTTCGGTTCACGCAAAGCCCTTATCAGGGCAGCAAGGCCATCGACGGTGTCGATTTTGCCATGGCAGCCACCAATTATGGTCATCAGGTTTCTGCCCTGTTTGAAGGCAACGCCGTATGGATGTGGCAAGATGACCAACACCCCCCTGAAGGAGTAAAAAACCTGCGCAAAAAACTTAACGCACTGGCACTGTTTGAGGTGGAGCCATGTTATATCAGCCGCTCGGCTATGAGCCGGTTACAGGTTGATATACAAAGTGACCAATGTGTCGTCATCGATAGCCCCGGCATTGTGGCACTTTTGAAACAGGCTGATCATGTGGTGACCTTCTGA
- a CDS encoding DsrH/TusB family sulfur metabolism protein translates to MLIMLRNNTIDTELQQQLDALPATDAVLLMGDAVYLAHGEGLQTAGHVFIYGPDADARGLKYDSDKSDYELVSDHELVNLSEQYSTWIKWQ, encoded by the coding sequence ATGCTCATAATGTTACGCAATAACACCATAGATACTGAGTTGCAGCAGCAGCTGGACGCCCTTCCCGCCACCGACGCAGTACTGCTGATGGGCGATGCGGTTTATCTTGCACATGGTGAGGGTTTACAAACTGCTGGGCATGTTTTTATTTACGGCCCCGATGCAGACGCAAGAGGCCTTAAATACGATAGCGACAAATCAGACTACGAGCTTGTTTCAGACCACGAGTTGGTAAATCTGAGTGAGCAATATTCTACCTGGATAAAATGGCAATGA
- a CDS encoding ABZJ_00895 family protein, translating into MTYLRFFVLFSLTYVVGLAVAGILVSLAGLNNAGSLNTPLLFGVSFWWMYRFSETNARVVQGKGKWKLVLLVLLADVLIFFLLGAHSLLNQEKSLYYLLLGLLIVAPVHLLLLVATCYFVKKSIVKKHPEWAPG; encoded by the coding sequence GTGACCTATCTTCGTTTTTTCGTGTTGTTTTCTTTAACTTACGTTGTTGGTTTAGCGGTCGCCGGAATCCTTGTTAGCTTAGCAGGCCTTAATAATGCGGGTAGTTTAAATACGCCTTTATTATTTGGGGTTTCTTTTTGGTGGATGTACAGGTTCTCTGAAACAAATGCCAGGGTGGTGCAAGGAAAAGGAAAGTGGAAACTGGTACTTCTTGTTTTACTGGCGGATGTGCTGATATTCTTTTTGCTCGGTGCTCATTCGCTTCTCAATCAAGAAAAGTCGCTTTACTACCTTCTATTGGGTTTGCTTATTGTTGCTCCGGTACATCTTTTATTATTGGTCGCAACGTGTTACTTCGTTAAAAAAAGTATAGTGAAGAAACACCCGGAGTGGGCGCCAGGTTAA
- the lolA gene encoding outer membrane lipoprotein chaperone LolA has translation MFRFLSRIVLAGALSTTVFSALAEEQAKQALQQRLNQMQQYRADFNQQVTDAQGEVIHQASGQLVMVRPDKLRWQTQAPDDTLLIADGQSVWNVDTFVEQVTIVKQNQAIQNNPIILLTSTDEAKWQQFRISQPAEDTFMVTPQTSDSQIQQLELRFDEQSLTGLSMKDAQEQTSKLSFTDIETQFTPQLSDFEVTIDDTYTIDDQR, from the coding sequence ATGTTTCGTTTTTTATCCCGAATCGTGCTTGCTGGTGCGTTAAGTACGACGGTTTTTTCTGCATTGGCAGAGGAACAGGCCAAACAGGCTTTACAGCAACGCCTTAATCAAATGCAGCAATATCGTGCCGATTTTAACCAACAGGTAACCGATGCTCAGGGCGAAGTCATTCATCAGGCCAGTGGGCAGCTGGTGATGGTGCGTCCGGACAAATTACGCTGGCAGACCCAGGCACCCGATGACACCCTGCTGATTGCAGACGGTCAGTCGGTATGGAATGTCGATACTTTTGTTGAGCAGGTCACAATTGTTAAGCAAAATCAGGCGATTCAGAATAACCCGATCATCTTGCTGACCAGCACCGATGAAGCAAAATGGCAGCAGTTTCGTATATCTCAACCGGCTGAAGACACCTTTATGGTGACGCCGCAGACCAGTGACAGCCAGATTCAGCAGCTCGAACTCAGATTCGATGAACAAAGCCTCACCGGCCTGAGTATGAAAGATGCCCAGGAACAGACCAGTAAGTTAAGCTTTACTGATATCGAGACCCAATTTACGCCGCAGTTGTCTGATTTTGAGGTCACCATTGATGACACCTACACGATAGATGATCAGCGTTAA
- the dps gene encoding DNA starvation/stationary phase protection protein Dps, with amino-acid sequence MSNNIEFTAPGMNHEAAKKTIEILEHRLTALIDLQLTLKHVHWNVVGPNFIGVHEMLDPQVEAVRGMTDTLAERIATLGGVPKGTPKAIVDTRTWDDYDLGKALVKDHLVALDKVYTGVNGDHREALGKLSEIDPVSEDMITGQLADLEQFQWFVRAHLESSTGELKT; translated from the coding sequence ATGAGTAATAATATCGAATTTACCGCTCCCGGTATGAACCATGAAGCGGCCAAGAAAACCATTGAAATTCTTGAGCATAGACTGACTGCGCTGATTGATTTGCAGTTAACCCTGAAACACGTTCACTGGAATGTGGTAGGACCGAATTTTATTGGGGTCCACGAAATGCTGGATCCGCAAGTTGAAGCCGTACGCGGTATGACGGATACGTTGGCTGAGCGTATCGCCACGCTGGGCGGCGTGCCAAAAGGTACTCCAAAAGCGATTGTTGATACTCGCACCTGGGATGACTATGACCTGGGTAAAGCCTTGGTAAAAGATCACCTTGTGGCGCTGGATAAAGTTTATACCGGCGTAAACGGCGATCATCGTGAGGCACTTGGAAAATTGAGTGAAATTGACCCGGTTTCTGAAGATATGATCACCGGACAGCTGGCTGACCTGGAACAATTCCAGTGGTTTGTACGCGCCCACCTTGAGTCGTCAACCGGCGAACTGAAGACCTAG